From a single Aspergillus puulaauensis MK2 DNA, chromosome 2, nearly complete sequence genomic region:
- a CDS encoding mitochondrial 54S ribosomal protein uL5m (BUSCO:EOG09264K2W;~COG:J;~EggNog:ENOG410PIM5;~InterPro:IPR002132,IPR031309,IPR022803;~PFAM:PF00673;~go_component: GO:0005840 - ribosome [Evidence IEA];~go_function: GO:0003735 - structural constituent of ribosome [Evidence IEA];~go_process: GO:0006412 - translation [Evidence IEA]), with amino-acid sequence MAASEPSRYLARSLPRAIVPSARAQGLCLRRHASDQASPKSSSALSELESDGLLKGTVAPEDVAKSFDPVARARARKSQLPRSRYQFRSPKYDRGPLHPHRPPPPSDPSSRLFVPGPFSLTRVEQTHESTIASDILTLCYVHNPPGFQPPPKAPRLRSWDDSSPYHKNRTLRGPRGGDVLRLLRKPITFNNVPKLERITIHTYVKEAAKEHSGWLHVAGMALQAISNVKVQTYKSRTSLAKWYISPGRDSVAAKAELHGETMEHFFGKLVDILMPRLKDWPGVKGTSGDSSGNITFGLEPEQVALFPEIEVNYDMYPPKMIPGCHITFHTSAKTDKDARLLLSAMGVPFYGKLVD; translated from the exons ATGGCTGCGAGTGAGCCGTCAAGATACCTGGCAAGGTCATTGCCGCGGGCTATTGTCCCTTCTGCCCGCGCGCAGGGCCTCTGTTTACGGCGCCATGCCTCAGACCAGGCGTCCCCCAAGTCGTCCTCCGCTCTCAGTGAGCTAGAGTCGGACGGTCTTCTGAAGGGCACAGTTGCACCAGAAGACGTTGCGAAGTCATTCGACCCCGTTGCACGGGCCAGAGCACGAAAATCCCAGCTTCCACGGAGTCG ATATCAATTCAGATCGCCAAAGTACGATCGCGGTCCATTGCACCCTCACAgacctcctcccccttccgATCCCTCTTCTCGACTCTTCGTGCCGGGCCCCTTCTCTCTTACGAGAGTCGAACAGACCCACGAATCAACCATCGCCTCCGACATCCTCACCCTTTGCTATGTTCACAACCCACCGGGATTCCAGCCTCCACCCAAGGCACCTCGGCTTCGTTCATGGGATGACAGCTCACCCTACCACAAGAATCGAACTCTCCGCGGGCCTCGTGGCGGCGACGTACTCCGACTCCTTCGCAAGCCAATCACCTTCAACAACGTTCCCAAGCTCGAGCGGATCACAATCCACACGTACGTCAAGGAGGCCGCAAAGGAGCACTCTGGATGGCTTCACGTAGCTGGTATGGCGCTACAAGCTATCTCAAATGTTAAGGTGCAGACATACAAGTCTAGGACCAGTCTTGCCAAGTGGTACATTTCTCCCGGTAGAGATTCCGTGGCCGCTAAGGCGGAACTGCACGGAGAGACCATGGAGCACTTCTTTGGAAAACTGGTTGACATCCTGATGCCCCGCCTCAAAGATTGGCCGGGTGTGAAGGGCACCAGCGGTGATAGCAGTGGAAACATCACGTTCGGTCTGGAACCGGAGCAGGTCGCTCTATTCCCGGAGATCGAGGTCAACTACGACAT GTACCCGCCCAAGATGATTCCTGGTTGCCACATTACCTTCCACACATCCGCCAAGACAGACAAGGATGCTCGTCTGCTCCTCAGTGCCATGGGTGTCCCATTTTACGGAAAGCTCGTCGACTAA
- the STE11 gene encoding STE11 family mitogen-activated protein kinase kinase kinase (COG:T;~EggNog:ENOG410PG4H;~InterPro:IPR017441,IPR008271,IPR001660,IPR000719, IPR029458,IPR011009,IPR013761;~PFAM:PF07647,PF00069,PF07714,PF00536,PF14847;~go_function: GO:0004672 - protein kinase activity [Evidence IEA];~go_function: GO:0005515 - protein binding [Evidence IEA];~go_function: GO:0005524 - ATP binding [Evidence IEA];~go_process: GO:0006468 - protein phosphorylation [Evidence IEA]), with the protein MLASKTYTGNMGLPTSQTPTASYHTASQKPSTFLEPQSATLYTSPTKSEFSEVDDGLDAVRSWDEKQVIAWLHTINCQQYEPLFKANNFNGNNLIECDQRILQEMGIKKIGDRVRIFVAIKQLRNKSVVNRKQKNLRQLAALEAANQTAFDAARSFNARQQALSSRRAGDAEYGRTSSRPGSPLRPYRYVASPMDSGRKDYFSSGSGSGRNPSTPSDRNGTHRQNPSLDGMTMGSLLSNAPVIRVIYTGGQTKVLDIKHCKTPDEIILCVLKKLQLPEHQYRNYCFYVLDGLEPNPSNSRRLSDSELMEICENYHRSERGRLILRKIHAGEPDADEIHRASQLALDESQVAHMNALSSSNVRNQMKIQQLTGESWHNIRQPMSPVSSRHNTTPSDHDIRPGQVNERVSKLRSFFGARPPSEMIIHEISSYFPGHQREDIEKTMRMSVRRSQRLSRAASRLSVVSNTSYASSLRDAPPIPSIADTWLNNGAPPTRAARPLSVTSAKSGLPSTSYRDSIASSSLHPLQEESPIEPNRKSYVSFDSGSDDQNTSRNSLLDETASVAATDGGSFNERLSVLMAEDGEEEDDGLTEFLAGNNFVNWMKGSLIGEGSFGSVFLALHSITGELMAVKQVEIPSATKGTEFDKRKNNMVDALKHEIDLLQGLHHPNIVQYLGTTADDQYLNIFLEYVPGGSIATMLKQYNTFQEPLIKNFVRQILAGLSYLHSKDIIHRDIKGANVLVDNKGGIKISDFGISKRVEASTVLGTRASNGGGHIHRPSMQGSVYWMAPEVVRQTAHTKKADIWSLGCLVIEMFIGSHPFPDCSQLQAIFAIGSNKARPPAPESASKDAVGFLDMTFQLDHEQRPDADELLKSPFLATQLN; encoded by the exons ATGCTGGCATCGAAGACATATACGGGCAACATGGGGTTGCCAACGTCGCAGACCCCGACAGCATCTTATCATACCGCGTCACAGAAGCCCTCCACATTTTTGGAACCCCAGTCAGCTACTCTTTACACCAGTCCAACAAAGTCGGAGTTCTCCGAAGTTGACGATGGGCTCGATGCTGTGAG GTCCTGGGACGAGAAACAAGTCATCGCGTGGCTTCATACCATCAACTGCCAACAATATGAACCGTTATTTAAAG CGAATAACTTTAATGGCAACAATTTAATCGAATGCGACCAGAGGATTTTGCAAGAAATGGGCATCAAGAAGATTGGCGATCGGGTGCGCATCTTCGTTGCTATAAAACAGCTCAGGAACAAGTCGGTAGTAAACCGAAAACAAAAGAACTTG AGACAATTAGCGGCTTTGGAAGCGGCCAACCAGACAGCTTTTGACGCTGCTCGCTCGTTCAACGCACGTCAGCAAGCCTTGAGTAGCCGGCGAGCCGGTGACGCTGAATATGGAAGAACTTCTTCCCGCCCAGGGTCTCCTCTACGACCGTATCGCTATGTGGCCAGTCCCATGGATTCTGGGCGAAAAGACTATTTCTCCAGCGGCTCGGGTTCAGGACGCAATCCCTCAACCCCGTCTGATCGAAACGGAACACATCGACAGAATCCCAGTCTCGACGGTATGACAATGGGCTCGTTGCTCAGTAACGCTCCCGTGATTAGAGTGATTTATACCGGTGGTCAAACGAAAGTCTTGGACATCAAGCATTGCAAAACGCCTGACGAGATTATTCTCTGTGTTCTGAAGAAATTACAGCTTCCTGAACACCAGTACCGCAACTACTGTTTCTATGTGCTTGACGGCCTAGAGCCAAACCCTTCAAACAGTCGGAGACTATCTGACAGTGAGCTGATGGAAATATGCGAAAACTACCATAGATCAGAAAGGGGCCGACTCATTCTCCGGAAAATCCATGCTGGAGAACCAGATGCTGATGAGATTCATCGGGCATCGCAGCTAGCGCTGGACGAGAGCCAAGTGGCGCATATGAACGCGCTAAGCAGCTCGAACGTGCGAAACCAAATGAAGATACAACAATTAACAGGGGAATCTTGGCATAATATTAGACAACCCATGTCACCTGTTTCCTCTCGCCACAATACGACACCCAGTGATCACGATATTCGACCTGGTCAAGTCAATGAGCGAGTTTCCAAGCTGCGATCATTCTTCGGTGCTCGGCCGCCTAGCGAGATGATTATTCACGAAATTTCGTCCTACTTCCCGGGTCACCAGAGGGAAGATATTGAGAAGACGATGCGCATGTCCGTTCGCAGGTCGCAACGCCTGAGTAGAGCGGCCAGCCGGCTAAGTGTCGTCAGCAATACAAGTTATGCGTCCAGCTTGAGAGATGCACCGCCCATCCCTAGCATTGCTGATACTTGGCTGAATAACGGTGCGCCGCCCACTCGAGCCGCACGACCCCTCTCCGTTACTTCAGCAAAATCTGGCCTCCCTTCGACCTCGTATAGAGACTCGATCGCCTCCAGTTCTCTCCACCCGCTCCAGGAGGAGTCACCCATTGAGCCGAACCGCAAGTCATACGTGTCGTTTGATAGTGGTTCTGATGACCAAAATACATCACGTAACAGCCTACTCGATGAGACCGCTAGTGTTGCCGCAACAGATGGAGGCTCATTCAATGAACGTCTGAGTGTCCTCATGgccgaagatggagaagaagaagacgatgggTTGACCGAATTCTTGGCTGGGAACAATTTCGTCAACTGGATGAAGGGCTCACTGATCGGCGAGGGTTCATTTGGAAGTGTATTCCTTGCGCTCCACTCAATTACTGGTGAGCTCATGGCTGTCAAGCAAGTTGAGATCCCGTCGGCAACCAAGGGCACCGAATTTGACAAGCGAAAGAACAACATGGTCGACGCACTTAAGCATGAAATTGATCTTCTCCAGGGTCTCCATCACCCAAATATTGTCCAATACCTGGGAACTACCGCCGACGACCAATACCTGAATATTTTCTTGGAGTATGTTCCCGGTGGTTCCATTGCGACAATGCTCAAGCAGTACAACACTTTCCAAGAACCTTTGATAAAGAATTTCGTGCGGCAAATCCTTGCGGGCCTGTCCTATCTCCATAGCAAGGACATCATCCACCGTGACATCAAGGGTGCCAATGTTCTCGTTGATAACAAAGGTGGCATCAAAATATCTGATTTTGGTATTTCCAAACGAGTCGAAGCGTCAACTGTACTTGGAACTCGAGCGAGTAATGGTGGAGGCCATATTCATCGGCCCTCGATGCAGGGCAGTGTTTATTGGATGGCGCCCGAGGTTGTCCGTCAGACGGCCCATACAAAGAAGGCTGACatttggagtttgggatGTCTTGTGATTGAGATGTTCATCGGATCGCATCCGTTCCCAGATTGCAGCCAGCTTCAAGCCATCTTTGCAATTGGAAGTAACAAGGCCCGGCCGCCTGCCCCCGAAAGCGCCAGCAAGGACGCCGTTGGCTTCTTGGACATGACTTTCCAACTTGATCACGAGCAGAGACCTGACGCAGATGAATTGCTCAAGTCTCCTTTCCTTGCTACGCAACTAAACTAA
- a CDS encoding uncharacterized protein (COG:K;~EggNog:ENOG410PFYS;~InterPro:IPR036236,IPR007219,IPR013087;~PFAM:PF13894,PF04082,PF00096;~go_function: GO:0003677 - DNA binding [Evidence IEA];~go_function: GO:0008270 - zinc ion binding [Evidence IEA];~go_process: GO:0006351 - transcription, DNA-templated [Evidence IEA]), with protein MDDERSNSGKVKKKTNTAHRKSLSCEYCNRSFARLEHLQRHLRTHTKEKPFSCDICSKSFARSDLLVRHERLVHPAEAAANRENRNHTNHDVSQTPSSIVQPSHHESRMLELADAIPLQTQAVPPPPPPPEVQVQPPSIVETTHFNPSWGYDLNLLSHAASHVALEGQQESLDSLRKPSHNIAPPPPPPPQQQQPLSHVPERGITDNYGVEPSILDLTDLGDPVQDFTVFLESVGLSSDWDSGIFSSVEEPLLPTTLPMETKPTIRETSRLGPDIMSDMRSTNDDPPSFSNFGSRLPSLQPEAHEVDDRLGFGDEGPRPAWDISNADRQVFVSKLEEFAYVLPKGFVPPSRHALSRFFAGYINGLNEHLPFIHVPTLSIAKCSPELTLALAAAGSHYRFENNRGIDLFHAAKAILLERLQRRDSKQVHYPSWNFFSPASNFHNSRGSSATSNSPYQTHQHQPYVLYPIDPSGYPPEDSYAHMEVIKTFLLLTVFASWERHPELLREILSLQSTLARLVREHGLTESTIGVDPNNWEEWVRRECNRRTKLIVYCFFNLHSIMYNIPPLILNAELKLNMPCSHELWKANNAAQWRRLLRTRHGSEVAFQDAFTRLFYKANITSTAPISPLGNYILIHALIQQIFFARQLCLSAPTLPGTSLRPDDLNALDSSLASWKALWKRTPESSIDPQNPAGPIAFTSTALLGLAYIRLHVDLGPCRRLVTQDPVQIARALNESPPIARSPRLIMALLHSAHALSIPVRLGIDFVARTHSFFWSIQHSLCSLECAFLLSRWLLSIPATQAEQRLSEHERKLLLWIKSMMDETDMAVDPAGAPDVDFIANPYKARQLSVAIVRVWARTFKGNTSWAIVDLVGLSLDAYADLLESQI; from the exons ATGGACGATGAGAGATCAAATTCGGGGAaagtgaagaagaagacaaacaCCGCCCATCGGAAATCGCTCTCCTGCGAATACTGTAACAGGTCCTTTGCCCGTCTCGAGCACCTTCAGCGCCACCTCCGCACCC ATACCAAGGAAAAGCCCTTTTCCTGCGATATATGCTCCAAGTCTTTTGCAAGGAG CGACCTGCTTGTGCGACATGAGCGCCTAGTTCATCCAGCCGAGGCCGCAGCCAATCGAGAGAATCGAAACCATACCAATCACGATGTATCTCAAACGCCGTCTTCAATAGTGCAGCCCTCCCACCATGAATCTCGAATGCTAGAGCTAGCCGATGCCATTCCACTTCAGACCCAAGCagtccctcctccccctcctcctcccgaaGTCCAGGTCCAGCCTCCCTCTATCGTTGAAACGACCCATTTCAACCCGTCATGGGGATACGATCTAAATCTTCTATCCCATGCCGCAAGCCATGTCGCTCTTGAAGGGCAACAAGAGAGCCTTGACAGTCTTCGGAAACCTTCCCATAACatcgcgccgccgccgccgccaccgccgcagcagcagcagccactcTCCCATGTTCCGGAAAGAGGAATTACCGATAATTACGGCGTTGAGCCTTCAATTCTAGATCTCACTGATCTTGGCGATCCGGTGCAGGACTTCACGGTCTTCTTAGAAAGTGTCGGCCTCTCTTCAGACTGGGACTCTGGCATTTTCTCAAGTGTAGAAGAACCCTTGCTACCCACCACACTTCCAATGGAGACAAAACCTACGATCCGTGAAACTTCTAGGCTAGGGCCTGATATAATGAGTGATATGAGATCTACCAATGATGACCCACCATCGTTCTCTAATTTTGGTTCTCGGCTGCCCTCGCTTCAGCCAGAAGCTCATGAAGTTGACGATCGCCTAGGGTTTGGTGACGAAGGCCCACGGCCCGCCTGGGATATATCGAACGCGGATCGTCAGGTGTTTGTCTCTAAACTGGAAGAATTTGCCTATGTCCTCCCGAAGGGATTTGTGCCACCATCCAGGCATGCTCTATCTCGCTTTTTTGCTGGTTACATCAATGGCCTGAACGAGCATCTCCCTTTCATCCACGTCCCAACGCTGTCCATTGCAAAGTGCTCGCCCGAGCTTACACTTGCTTTGGCAGCTGCTGGGTCTCACTACCGTTTTGAAAATAACAGGGGAATTGATCTCTTCCACGCTGCAAAGGCGATCCTTCTAGAACGCTTGCAAAGAAGAGACAGTAAGCAGGTGCATTACCCCTCTTGGaatttcttctcccccgcGTCAAACTTCCATAATTCCCGTGGGTCATCCGCCACATCCAACAGTCCATACCAAAcccaccaacaccagccttATGTCCTATACCCAATTGACCCTTCAGGCTACCCCCCTGAGGATTCGTATGCCCACATGGAGGTCATTAAGACCTTCCTACTGCTCACGGTATTCGCTTCTTGGGAGCGACATCCTGAGCTCTTGCGGGAAATTCTGTCCCTTCAAAGCACGTTAGCCAGGCTCGTCCGAGAACATGGGCTCACCGAATCAACCATCGGGGTGGACCCAAACAATTGGGAAGAATGGGTCCGTCGAGAATGCAATAGACGCACGAAACTTATCGTTTACTGCTTCTTTAACCTCCACTCTATTATGTACAACATCCCTCCCTTGATATTGAATGCAGAGCTCAAGTTGAACATGCCGTGCTCGCACGAACTCTGGAAAGCGAACAACGCCGCACAGTGGCGTCGCCTCCTTCGCACCCGACATGGATCAGAGGTCGCTTTCCAAGATGCTTTCACAAGATTGTTCTACAAGGCGAACATCACGAGCACTGCGCCTATTTCACCTCTCGGCAATTATATCTTGATACATGCCCTTATCCAACAGATATTCTTCGCCCGTCAACTTTGTCTTTCTGCTCCAACTCTCCCTGGGACGAGCCTAAGGCCAGACGACTTGAACGCCCTAGACAGTTCTTTAGCATCTTGGAAAGCACTGTGGAAACGCACCCCTGAGTCAAGCATCGACCCGCAGAATCCAGCTGGGCCCATTGCTTTTACGTCTACCGCGCTATTAGGGCTTGCATACATTAGGTTACATGTTGACCTTGGGCCGTGTCGCCGCCTCGTGACTCAGGACCCAGTTCAAATTGCCAGAGCTCTCAATGAATCGCCGCCAATTGCACGAAGCCCACGTCTCATCATGGCGCTTTTGCACTCTGCGCACGCACTCTCGATCCCAGTACGCCTGGGTATAGACTTTGTGGCAAGAACTCATTCCTTTTTCTGGAGTATTCAGCATTCTCTTTGCAGCTTGGAATGTGCTTTCCTCTTAAGCCGATGGCTGCTTTCCATACCAGCAACGCAGGCAGAGCAAAGACTCTCTGAGCATGAGAGAAAACTGCTTTTATGGATCAAGAGCATGATGGACGAAACCGACATGGCTGTTGATCCAGCCGGGGCACCTGATGTTGATTTCATCGCGAATCCTTATAAGGCTAGGCAACTTAGCGTTGCTATCGTCCGCGTATGGGCAAGGACCTTCAAGGGAAACACAAGTTGGGCGATCGTTGACCTGGTCGGGCTAAGTTTAGATGCATACGCTGATCTCCTGGAATCTCAGATCTAG
- a CDS encoding uncharacterized protein (COG:U;~EggNog:ENOG410PQTV;~InterPro:IPR039258,IPR013087): protein MARSCYSFRQNIPRQQYFPAIASKMAKRPRSTSIDPSSECRSRSSSPDYISSTPAPSKIHLSNTPSDPPVEEAMRCSLPPHRETLSFPSYEDYEVHYHKAHVNRCTECGRNFPTDLFLNLHIEENHDSLVAARRARGDKTYGCFVENCERKCSTPQKRRMHLIDKHMFPKTYNFYIVNDGIDKQTSMLRSMQTHRRRLSSTPTSPKEGRLRHRQTSISQSIPASNSNPVSSVPESGSDEAEIAELEKSMSALRFVPASVTNAQLRQTARRSQPRGALRQSDTTPGGHD from the exons ATGGCAAGAAGCTGCTATTCCTTCAGACAAAATATACCCCGCCAGCAATATTTCCCCGCAATTGCCTCAAAAATGGCCAAACGGCCCAGATCTACGTCCATCGATCCGTCATCAGAATGTCGGTCAAGatcttcctccccagacTATATATCATCCACACCAGCTCCATCCAAAATACATCTCTCAAATACCCCTTCCGACCCCCCTGTTGAAGAAGCTATGCGTTGCTCTCTCCCGCCTCACAGAGAAACtctctctttcccttcatACGAAGATTACGAGGTGCACTATCATAAAGCCCACGTCAACAGATGCACCGAGTGCGGGAGGAACTTCCCCACAGACCTCTTTCTAAACTTACATATTGAGGAGAATCATGATTCTCTAGTCGCTGCAAGGAGAGCCCGCGGGGACAAAACT TACGGATGCTTCGTCGAAAACTGCGAGCGAAAATGTTCTACACCCCAAAAACGCCGAATGCATCTAATTGACAAGCATATGTTTCCTAAG ACATATAACTTCTACATCGTCAATGATGGTATAGACAAGCAAACATCAATGCTCCGGTCAATGCAGACCCATCGCCGGCGCTTATCTAGTAcaccaacttcaccaaaAGAAGGCCGGCTACGACACCGGCAGACCTCCATTTCACAATCAATCCCGGCTTCAAATTCAAATCCGGTTTCTTCTGTACCCGAATCCGGGTCAGACGAGGCGGAGATCGCGGAACTCGAGAAATCCATGTCCGCGCTGCGGTTCGTTCCGGCTAGTGTTACGAATGCGCAGTTACGGCAAACCGCACGAAGGAGTCAACCGCGCGGTGCGCTTCGACAATCAGATACAACGCCTGGAGGCCATGATTGA